In a single window of the Rhopalosiphum padi isolate XX-2018 chromosome 1, ASM2088224v1, whole genome shotgun sequence genome:
- the LOC132930152 gene encoding trypsin-1-like, whose product MVVVTLFGLAILHTAATKCIVGDCMLEANSKIKSENNFYFVDDLNYWNDFFRDFFTSFEQIAEEITNSNENYIDIDQTIDVTSFVDELHDFLNYSVPCGVQGRSEWSRSDGNSRVVGGTDSMPGEFPWQISLQLVTGETARHVCGGSVINENWVLTAAHCVYGLSEKMLSVVAGKNDLYTVEDGDQRVNVADIHLNRFDKKRFSRDIALLRVFPALVFDGFHVSPICIPRPETQFDNSLALVTGWGRVSENGEFAHVLQKVRLPLIAVDDCLNLYNNAGYGDYVSQCVVCGGGTPEYEADSCQGDSGGPLICLADDNRFYLCGIVSWGLGCAHPTYPGVYTAVSCYSDWIRDTVTYYQQPNNPWRTR is encoded by the exons ATGGTCGTTGTAACTCTGTTTGGTTTAGCAATACTGCACACGGCTGCAACAAAATGCATTGTTG gagATTGTATGTTAGAagcaaattcaaaaataaaatctgaaaataatttctatttcgttgatgatttaaattattggaATGATTTTTTTCGTGATTTTTTCACTAGTTTCGAACAAATCGCCGAAGAAATTACGAACTCGAATGAaaactatatagatatagatcAAACTATAGATGTTACGAGCTTCGTAGATGAATTACACGA tttTCTGAATTACTCTGTGCCTTGTGGTGTGCAAGGAAGGAGTGAATGGTCGAGGTCCGATGGCAATAGTCGAGTGGTCGGTGGTACGGATTCGATGCCAG gtgaGTTCCCGTGGCAGATATCTTTGCAACTCGTCACCGGTGAGACAGCCAGACATGTGTGTGGAGGATCTGTTATTAACGAAAACTGGGTGTTGACGGCAGCGCATTGCGTGTACGGACTGTCGGAAAAAATGCTTTCCGTGGTAGCTGGGAAAAACGACCTTTACACGGTCGAGG ATGGCGATCAGAGAGTGAATGTTGCAGACATACATTTAAACAGGTTCGACAAGAAACGGTTTTCCAGAGACATAGCGTTGCTCAGGGTGTTTCCGGCGTTGGTGTTCGACGGCTTTCACGTGTCTCCGATTTGTATTCCAAGACCAGAAACGCAATttgataatt cttTAGCGCTGGTCACAGGATGGGGACGAGTGTCCGAGAACGGTGAATTCGCACACGTCTTGCAGAAAGTGCGATTGCCCCTGATCGCGGTAGACGATTGTCTGAACTTGTACAACAACGCCGGTTACGGCGATTACGTCAGTCAGTGTGTGGTCTGTGGCGGAGGAACGCCAGAGTACGAGGCGGACTCTTGTCAa GGTGATTCCGGTGGTCCATTGATATGTCTGGCTGATGACAACCGTTTTTATTTATGCGGTATCGTTAGTTGGGGACTCGGCTGTGCACATCCGACCTATCCTGGAGTCTATACTGCAGTGTCTTGTTATTCGGATTGGATAAGAGATACGGTCACCTATTATCAACAACCCAACAACCCATGGCGTACACGATGA
- the LOC132918171 gene encoding mitochondrial transcription rescue factor 1 — protein MFKTLRFLSQLSSTVQTGLRSSILILNKYSGRSIYYQCRQPILANKFLCVNMDRRYKRTKKENDRDSDDEFDLEMDESSQLIKFRTSTMRMDTVLKHALGKSRNKIEVAFYESRIRVNGEKVQKKSHAIEVGDEVDLVKGPSPNNPDFLLVSRVEVLSSKLDGDELEVKLKKYKSLLINNYENKWKPQS, from the exons atgtttAAGACCTTGAGGTTTTTGTCTCAGCTCTCATCAACTGTTCAAACTGGATTGCGATcttcaattttgattttgaacaaATATTCGGGTCGAAGTATCTACTATCAATGTCGACAGCCGATTTTGGCAAACAAATTTCTATGTGTCAACATGGACAGACGTTACAAACGTACAAAGAAAGAA AATGATCGAGATTCTGACGATGAATTTGATTTAGAAATGGATGAATCCAGTCAACTGATTAAATTTAGAACTAGTACGATGAGAATGGATACTGTCCTAAAACATGCACTAGGAAAGTCTAGAAA TAAAATTGAAGTAGCTTTTTATGAAAGTCGTATCCGTGTAAATGGAGAAAAAGTACAGAAGAAAAGCCATGCAATAGAAGTAGGTGATGAGGTGGATCTGGTCAAAGGTCCTAGTCCAAATAATCCAGATTTTCTTTTAGTATCAAGAGTAGAAGTTTTGTCTTCCAAATTAGATGGAGATGAATTAGaagtgaaattaaaaaagtacaagagccttttgataaataattatgaaaataaatggaaaccacaatcataa
- the LOC132917015 gene encoding WD repeat-containing protein 44 gives MSNTSSDTDEFFDAEDFAVRDQNEQSKQIVKTEKELLEEKKKNMTFKISSAPKSVSEHNGRRKFNEIRQHMQIDEDEMQAVSPTESQASSADGVFLAPSHRPSHPFRVIEPDGASVQSILSLGKVGRLLGSVPTDHFIGKESALRPSENNKLSEPETPVSVEDKPIVPSEPFTAFHEPDVIASTKFSNNGTVSIDTDRPIAPPRRRRRKQINISIGNDGAKTEDNSNKLNIEKDETSVNCLTSSVSTIESLTRELEHSLDLHSATKGQYIVNHHDREKPVLNIIKEAIEEVKEKSKTIASHSNTYPMAGSSGIASNRSCNRVASRERRRSAGDEQELRDQQLNMFLKTHTDSGKKLTDIEILEQITVLNLDTGERVPLSIAEDKLPQCINPLSLHIMRLTSEYVSTPNLDSHSFRSNSIKKLKESDEESIGSKSNDTVATGRDDPVDESAIRRRTARIKRFLGTTVKKTVNKARTIAHEVSHVRHKEDVMEIIDLVERPQLATDVPNAPQVNETFKLRASNSHKGPYEFDSVQHVQEFCHEHTGPVWCMKFSMCGRLLATAGQDRVLRVWVLRDAYKDFHEMRKKYDADKVSPTPSTESLVSQLSVDDQSFAADPDDRGPFMSRPFCTYTGHRSDLLDIAWSKNYFVLSSSMDKTVRLWHISRRECLCCFQHIDFVTAICFHPRDDRYFLSGSLDGKLRLWNIPDKKVAVWNEVEGQTKLITAANFCQNGKFAVVGSYDGRCIFYTTDQLRYHTQIHVRSTRGRNSTGRKISGIEPMPGEDKVLVTSNDSRIRLYDLRDLNLSCKYKGYVNISSQIKASFSHDGKYIVCGSENQCIYVWKTHHDYSKFTSVRRDRNDYWEGIKAHNAVVTCAIFAPNPEVVFRQMKTDENSSQDGYVLVSADFNGCIRVFINRMKPKHSSLPASAMV, from the exons atgtcaaatactaGTAGTGATACTGATGAGTTTTTTGATGCTGAAGATTTTGCAGTTCgtgatcaaaa TGAACAATCGAAACAAATTGTCAAAACCGAAAAAGAACTTTTggaagaaaaaaagaaaaatatgactTTCAAAATATCGAGTGCTCCTAAATCg GTTTCAGAACACAATGGTCGTCGTAAATTCAATGAAATTAGGCAGCACATGCAGATTGATGAAGACGAAATGCAAGCCGTATCTCCAACCGAAAGCCAAGCTTCATCAGCTGACGGAGTATTCTTAGCACCTTCACATAGACCTAGTCATCCTTTTAGAGTTATTGAACCTGATGGAGCATCTGTGCAAAGCATCTTATCCTTGGGTAAAGTTGGTCGATTATTGGGGAGTGTTCCTACGGATCATTTCATag GTAAAGAATCTGCCCTTCGGCCAtcagaaaacaataaattatctgAACCAGAAACACCTGTTTCTGTTGAAGATAAACCTATTGTACCTTCTGAACCATTCACAGCTTTTCATGAACCTGATGTAATTGCAAGcacaaaattttcaaataatggaACTGTTAGTATAGATACTGATAGACCTATTGCCCCCCCAAGACGACGAAGACgcaaacaaataaacatttcaattgGAAACGATGGTGCTAAAACCGAAGACAATTCAAAT aaattaaatattgaaaaagatGAAACTAGTGTCAATTGTTTAACAAGTTCAGTGAGTACCATAGAATCACTGACAAGAGAATTAGAGCATTCATTAGATCTTCATTCTGCTACCAAAGGTCAATATATTGTTAATCATCAT gatCGAGAAAAACCAgttcttaatataattaaagaagcGATTGAAGAAGTGAAAGAAAAATCCAAAACAATTGCTTCGCATAGTAATACATACCCAATGGCTGGTTCAAGTGGTATAGCATCTAATCGATCTTGTAATCGTGTTGCTTCGCGGGAACGTCGAAGATCAGCTGGTGATGAACAAGAGTTAAGAGATCAGcagttaaatatgtttttaaaaactcatACAGATTCcggaaaaaaattaactgaCATA gaAATACTAGAACAAATAACTGTGTTAAATTTGGATACTGGAGAAAGAGTTCCATTAAGTATAGCTGAAGATAAATTACCACAATGCATTAATCCATTATCTCTACATATAATGCGGTTGACGTCAGAATATGTAAGCACTCCAAATTTAGATTCGCATTCATTTAGAtcaaattctattaaaaaacttaaagagTCCGATGAAGAAAGCATTGGTAGTAAATCTAACGATACAGTGGCTACAGGGAGAGATGATCCTGTAGATGAATCTGCTATACGTCGTCGCACAGCAAGAATCAAACGTTTTTTGGGTACTACTGtcaaaaaaactgtaaataaagCTAGAACTATCGCACATGAAGTATCACACGTAAGGCACAAAGAAGATGTAATGGAAATTATAGATTTAGTAGAAAGACCACAACTTGCAACTGACGTTCCTAATGCTCCTCAAGTTAATGAAACATTCAAATTGAGGGCATCAAATAGCCATAAAGGACCATATGAATTTGATTCTGTTCAGCATGTTCAA gaattctGTCATGAACATACTGGTCCTGTGTGGTGCATGAAATTTTCTATGTGTGGTAGACTATTAGCTACTGCTGGACAAGACCGAGTACTTCGAGTTTGGGTTTTGCGAGATGCTTACAAAGATTTTCATGAAATGCGAAAAAAGTATGATGCTGATAAAGTTTCACCAACCCCATCAACAGAATCTTTAGTTTCTCAACTCTCAGTAGATGATCAATCATTTGCAGCTGATCCAGATGATCGTGGGCCATTTATGTCGCGCCCATTTTGTACTTACACGGGGCATCGTTCTGATTTACTGGATATAGCTtggtctaaaaattattttgtcttaTCATCATCAATGGATAAAACTGTTAGATTATGGCATATTAGCAGAAGAGAATGTTTATGTTGTTTTCAACATATTGATTTTGTGACAGCTATATGTTTTCATCCACGTGATGATCGATATTTTTTGAGTGGATCATTAGATGGAAAACTTCGTCTTTGGAATATTCCTGATAAAAAAGTAGCAGTTTGGAATGAAGTTGAAGGGCAAACTAAACTCATAACTGCTGCTAATTTTTGTCAGAATGGTAAGTTTGCTGTTGTGGGTTCATATGATGGGCGatgtatattttacacaacAGATCAGTTACGTTATCATACCCAAATACATGTACGTTCTACTAGAGGTCGAAATTCAACAGGACGCAAAATTAGTGGTATTGAACCAATGCCTGGTGAAGATAAAGTATTAGTAACTTCAAATGATAGTCGCATAAGATTATATGATCTCAGAGACTTAAATCTGTCTTGCAAATATAAGGGCTATGTAAATATAAGTAGTCAAATCAAAGCCAGTTTTAGTCATGATGGAAAATACATTGTATGTGGGTCAGAAAATCAATGCATATATGTATGGAAAACACATCATGACTATTCAAAATTTACATCGGTAAGACGAGATCGAAATGATTACTGGGAAGGAATCAAGGCTCATAATGCTGTTGTGACATGTGCAATTTTTGCTCCCAATCCAGAAGTGGTGTTTAGACAAATGAAAACAGATGAAAACAGTAGCCAAGATGGGTATGTTTTAGTAAGTGCAGATTTTAATGGTTGTATACGTGTATTTATCAATCGAATGAAACCTAAACATAGTTCATTACCAGCCAGTGCtatggtataa
- the LOC132917298 gene encoding UPF0047 protein YjbQ — protein sequence MASSSRGIQIGSAWFQRKINLRPQHRGVHLVTEEILKQIPEISQFSVGLCHIQILHTSASLAINESWDPNVRDDMEMMLNKIVPEGLPYRHSCEGPDDMPAHVKACFLGSSITVPITEGKLNLGTWQGIWLCEHRNQAGSRKLVITLNGSPNSSAGDCNRSPMSPSSPMASLSS from the exons ATGGCATCTTCGAGTCGAGGAATTCAAATTGGTTCAGCGTGGTTTCAACGTAAAATAAATCTAAGACCACAACACAGGGGCGTACATTTAGTAACTGAAGAAATTCTAAAACAAATACCTGAAATATCTCAATTTTCTGTTGGTTTATGTCACATACAAa ttTTGCATACATCAGCTAGCCTTGCCATTAATGAAAGTTGGGATCCAAATGTTCg agatGATATGGAGATGatgttgaataaaattgttCCAGAA GGTTTACCTTATCGACATTCGTGTGAAGGACCAGATGACATG ccaGCCCATGTAAAAGCATGTTTTCTTGGTTCATCAATAACAGTGCCCATCACTGAAGGAAAATTGAATCTTGGCACATGGCAAGGTATTTGGCTGTGTGAACATCGAAATCAAGCTGGTAGTCGAAAGCTAGTGATTACATTAAATGGATCACCAAATTCATCTGCAGGTGATTGTAACCGGTCACCAATGTCTCCGTCCTCGCCTATGGCTTCATTAAGCAGTTAG
- the LOC132917297 gene encoding transmembrane and coiled-coil domain-containing protein 4-like isoform X3 encodes MAYPYTYESLNTKNLAECLSQTGRFSYCALCATSLSCLYKYPAHVDFKLDCLRILCNHLKLMLQLPTMREMANCELPLDAKVYVRALKKEEVLKEGMMIIVQDLLLLAISNGFRVSTYDARWRVLILYVTRVFDLDLSTVDNFELNVVNCLSNFLPVQTEQEQADAARRIRVSKTKRFALIGLASVGGGILLGLTGGLAAPLIGAGLSSVLGTSIVGVIGSVGGTAIVGSLFGVAGASLTGYKMHKRVGDIEEFQFRKLSTDAETGDIHLHITIVISGWLNDDKETSYIKPWENLRDSPEQYYLRYESSYLLEFGKAMEYFFSFAVSVAVQESLKYTVLSGLMAAIAWPAGLLGLASVIDNPWGVCCRRSAQVGKQLAETLLTHSHGNRPVTLIGYSLGARVIYYCLREMSQREKCQGIVQDAILIGTPCTRNSSDWNKITEIVAGRVVNAYCRSDWFLKFLYRTLSMHANGVAGLQAVQSVNDRIENIDLTDIVSGHFEYPQKLTEILMHIGVNVDESAKLQLITTQSMPEKMCESLKINDDYTVKKSKSVIDLTTIDKQKNTTQ; translated from the exons ATGGCATACCCATATACATATG AGTCTTTGAACACAAAAAACCTTGCTGAATGTCTATCACAAACGGGTCGTTTTTCATATTGTGCCTTATGTGCAACTTCATTAAGCTGCCTATATAAATATCCTGCACATGTAGATTTTAAATTGGACTGTTTACGTATACTATGTAATCATTTAAAGCTAATGTTACAACTACCTACTATGCGAGAGATGGCAAATTGTGAACTTCCCTTAGATGCCAAAGTATATGTTAGAGCTCTTAAAAAAGAAGAAGTACTGAAAGAAGGCATGATGATTATTGTACAAGACCTTCTTTTACTGGCCATTTCAAATG GATTTAGAGTAA gtaCCTATGATGCTCGTTGGAGAGTTCTTATACTATACGTTACTCGTGTGTTTGATCTTGATTTAAGTACAGTAGATAATTTTGAGTTAAACgttgtaaattgtttatcaaattttttgCCAGTTCAAACTGA ACAAGAACAAGCTGATGCTGCTCGTCGTATTCGTGTATCAAAGACTAAACGTTTTGCATTAATTGGATTAGCATCTGTTGGTGGTGGAATTCTCCTTGGTTTAACTGGTGGATTGGCTGCTCCTCTTATTGGCGCAGGACTATCTAGTGTCTTAGGAACATCTATTGTTGGAGTTATAGGATCAGTTGGTGGTACAGCTATTGTTGGATCACTTTTTGGTGTTGCAGGAGCAAGTTTAActg gatataaaatgcataaaagAGTTGGCGACATTGAAGAGTTTCAATTTCGTAAATTGTCTACAGATGCAGAAACTGGAGATATTCACTTacatattactattgttatatcTGGATGGTTAAATGATGATAAAGAAACCAGCTATATTAAACCATGGGAAAATCTTCGa GACAGCCCAGAACAGTATTATTTACGATATGAATCTTCTTATCTATTGGAATTTGGAAAAGCTATGGAATACTTCTTTAGTTTTGCTGTTTCTGTAGCAGTTCAAGAATCTCTGAAGTATACTGTGCTCTCAGGCCTGATGGCAGCTATTGCATGGCCTGCTGGACTTTTGGGATTGGCCTCTGTCATTGATAATCCATGGGGTGTGTGCTGTCGACGTTCAGCACAAGTTGGAAAACAATTAGCTGAAACTCTACTGACACATAGTCATGGTAATCGTCCAGTTACATTGATTGGTTATAGCCTCGGAGCTCGAGTTATCTATTATTGTTTACGA gaaatGTCCCAAAGAGAAAAATGTCAAGGTATTGTTCAAGACGCTATCCTAATAGGCACTCCGTGTACTAGAAATTCTTCAGACTGGAATAAAATTACTGAAATTGTAGCTGGAAGAGTAGTAAATGCATATTGCAG AAGTGATTGGTTCCTGAAATTCTTGTATAGAACACTTTCTATGCACGCTAATGGAGTTGCTGGTCTTCAGGCTGTTCAATCAGTTAATGATAGaatagaaaatattgatttgacTGATATTGTTtcag GACACTTTGAGTATCCGCAAAAACTGACAGAGATTTTAATGCATATTGGAGTTAATGTAGATGAATCAGCCAAACTGCAATTAATTACTACACAATCTATGCCAGAAAAAATGTGtgaaagtttgaaaataaat gaTGATTATACtgtcaaaaaatcaaaatcggTAATTGATCTCACAACTattgacaaacaaaaaaatacaacacaatGA
- the LOC132917297 gene encoding transmembrane and coiled-coil domain-containing protein 4-like isoform X1 has protein sequence MDKYDKASQHIKESLNTKNLAECLSQTGRFSYCALCATSLSCLYKYPAHVDFKLDCLRILCNHLKLMLQLPTMREMANCELPLDAKVYVRALKKEEVLKEGMMIIVQDLLLLAISNGFRVSTYDARWRVLILYVTRVFDLDLSTVDNFELNVVNCLSNFLPVQTEQEQADAARRIRVSKTKRFALIGLASVGGGILLGLTGGLAAPLIGAGLSSVLGTSIVGVIGSVGGTAIVGSLFGVAGASLTGYKMHKRVGDIEEFQFRKLSTDAETGDIHLHITIVISGWLNDDKETSYIKPWENLRDSPEQYYLRYESSYLLEFGKAMEYFFSFAVSVAVQESLKYTVLSGLMAAIAWPAGLLGLASVIDNPWGVCCRRSAQVGKQLAETLLTHSHGNRPVTLIGYSLGARVIYYCLREMSQREKCQGIVQDAILIGTPCTRNSSDWNKITEIVAGRVVNAYCRSDWFLKFLYRTLSMHANGVAGLQAVQSVNDRIENIDLTDIVSGHFEYPQKLTEILMHIGVNVDESAKLQLITTQSMPEKMCESLKINDDYTVKKSKSVIDLTTIDKQKNTTQ, from the exons ATGGACAAATATGACAAAGCTTCTCAGCATATTAAAG AGTCTTTGAACACAAAAAACCTTGCTGAATGTCTATCACAAACGGGTCGTTTTTCATATTGTGCCTTATGTGCAACTTCATTAAGCTGCCTATATAAATATCCTGCACATGTAGATTTTAAATTGGACTGTTTACGTATACTATGTAATCATTTAAAGCTAATGTTACAACTACCTACTATGCGAGAGATGGCAAATTGTGAACTTCCCTTAGATGCCAAAGTATATGTTAGAGCTCTTAAAAAAGAAGAAGTACTGAAAGAAGGCATGATGATTATTGTACAAGACCTTCTTTTACTGGCCATTTCAAATG GATTTAGAGTAA gtaCCTATGATGCTCGTTGGAGAGTTCTTATACTATACGTTACTCGTGTGTTTGATCTTGATTTAAGTACAGTAGATAATTTTGAGTTAAACgttgtaaattgtttatcaaattttttgCCAGTTCAAACTGA ACAAGAACAAGCTGATGCTGCTCGTCGTATTCGTGTATCAAAGACTAAACGTTTTGCATTAATTGGATTAGCATCTGTTGGTGGTGGAATTCTCCTTGGTTTAACTGGTGGATTGGCTGCTCCTCTTATTGGCGCAGGACTATCTAGTGTCTTAGGAACATCTATTGTTGGAGTTATAGGATCAGTTGGTGGTACAGCTATTGTTGGATCACTTTTTGGTGTTGCAGGAGCAAGTTTAActg gatataaaatgcataaaagAGTTGGCGACATTGAAGAGTTTCAATTTCGTAAATTGTCTACAGATGCAGAAACTGGAGATATTCACTTacatattactattgttatatcTGGATGGTTAAATGATGATAAAGAAACCAGCTATATTAAACCATGGGAAAATCTTCGa GACAGCCCAGAACAGTATTATTTACGATATGAATCTTCTTATCTATTGGAATTTGGAAAAGCTATGGAATACTTCTTTAGTTTTGCTGTTTCTGTAGCAGTTCAAGAATCTCTGAAGTATACTGTGCTCTCAGGCCTGATGGCAGCTATTGCATGGCCTGCTGGACTTTTGGGATTGGCCTCTGTCATTGATAATCCATGGGGTGTGTGCTGTCGACGTTCAGCACAAGTTGGAAAACAATTAGCTGAAACTCTACTGACACATAGTCATGGTAATCGTCCAGTTACATTGATTGGTTATAGCCTCGGAGCTCGAGTTATCTATTATTGTTTACGA gaaatGTCCCAAAGAGAAAAATGTCAAGGTATTGTTCAAGACGCTATCCTAATAGGCACTCCGTGTACTAGAAATTCTTCAGACTGGAATAAAATTACTGAAATTGTAGCTGGAAGAGTAGTAAATGCATATTGCAG AAGTGATTGGTTCCTGAAATTCTTGTATAGAACACTTTCTATGCACGCTAATGGAGTTGCTGGTCTTCAGGCTGTTCAATCAGTTAATGATAGaatagaaaatattgatttgacTGATATTGTTtcag GACACTTTGAGTATCCGCAAAAACTGACAGAGATTTTAATGCATATTGGAGTTAATGTAGATGAATCAGCCAAACTGCAATTAATTACTACACAATCTATGCCAGAAAAAATGTGtgaaagtttgaaaataaat gaTGATTATACtgtcaaaaaatcaaaatcggTAATTGATCTCACAACTattgacaaacaaaaaaatacaacacaatGA
- the LOC132917297 gene encoding transmembrane and coiled-coil domain-containing protein 4-like isoform X2, with product MDKYDKASQHIKESLNTKNLAECLSQTGRFSYCALCATSLSCLYKYPAHVDFKLDCLRILCNHLKLMLQLPTMREMANCELPLDAKVYVRALKKEEVLKEGMMIIVQDLLLLAISNGTYDARWRVLILYVTRVFDLDLSTVDNFELNVVNCLSNFLPVQTEQEQADAARRIRVSKTKRFALIGLASVGGGILLGLTGGLAAPLIGAGLSSVLGTSIVGVIGSVGGTAIVGSLFGVAGASLTGYKMHKRVGDIEEFQFRKLSTDAETGDIHLHITIVISGWLNDDKETSYIKPWENLRDSPEQYYLRYESSYLLEFGKAMEYFFSFAVSVAVQESLKYTVLSGLMAAIAWPAGLLGLASVIDNPWGVCCRRSAQVGKQLAETLLTHSHGNRPVTLIGYSLGARVIYYCLREMSQREKCQGIVQDAILIGTPCTRNSSDWNKITEIVAGRVVNAYCRSDWFLKFLYRTLSMHANGVAGLQAVQSVNDRIENIDLTDIVSGHFEYPQKLTEILMHIGVNVDESAKLQLITTQSMPEKMCESLKINDDYTVKKSKSVIDLTTIDKQKNTTQ from the exons ATGGACAAATATGACAAAGCTTCTCAGCATATTAAAG AGTCTTTGAACACAAAAAACCTTGCTGAATGTCTATCACAAACGGGTCGTTTTTCATATTGTGCCTTATGTGCAACTTCATTAAGCTGCCTATATAAATATCCTGCACATGTAGATTTTAAATTGGACTGTTTACGTATACTATGTAATCATTTAAAGCTAATGTTACAACTACCTACTATGCGAGAGATGGCAAATTGTGAACTTCCCTTAGATGCCAAAGTATATGTTAGAGCTCTTAAAAAAGAAGAAGTACTGAAAGAAGGCATGATGATTATTGTACAAGACCTTCTTTTACTGGCCATTTCAAATG gtaCCTATGATGCTCGTTGGAGAGTTCTTATACTATACGTTACTCGTGTGTTTGATCTTGATTTAAGTACAGTAGATAATTTTGAGTTAAACgttgtaaattgtttatcaaattttttgCCAGTTCAAACTGA ACAAGAACAAGCTGATGCTGCTCGTCGTATTCGTGTATCAAAGACTAAACGTTTTGCATTAATTGGATTAGCATCTGTTGGTGGTGGAATTCTCCTTGGTTTAACTGGTGGATTGGCTGCTCCTCTTATTGGCGCAGGACTATCTAGTGTCTTAGGAACATCTATTGTTGGAGTTATAGGATCAGTTGGTGGTACAGCTATTGTTGGATCACTTTTTGGTGTTGCAGGAGCAAGTTTAActg gatataaaatgcataaaagAGTTGGCGACATTGAAGAGTTTCAATTTCGTAAATTGTCTACAGATGCAGAAACTGGAGATATTCACTTacatattactattgttatatcTGGATGGTTAAATGATGATAAAGAAACCAGCTATATTAAACCATGGGAAAATCTTCGa GACAGCCCAGAACAGTATTATTTACGATATGAATCTTCTTATCTATTGGAATTTGGAAAAGCTATGGAATACTTCTTTAGTTTTGCTGTTTCTGTAGCAGTTCAAGAATCTCTGAAGTATACTGTGCTCTCAGGCCTGATGGCAGCTATTGCATGGCCTGCTGGACTTTTGGGATTGGCCTCTGTCATTGATAATCCATGGGGTGTGTGCTGTCGACGTTCAGCACAAGTTGGAAAACAATTAGCTGAAACTCTACTGACACATAGTCATGGTAATCGTCCAGTTACATTGATTGGTTATAGCCTCGGAGCTCGAGTTATCTATTATTGTTTACGA gaaatGTCCCAAAGAGAAAAATGTCAAGGTATTGTTCAAGACGCTATCCTAATAGGCACTCCGTGTACTAGAAATTCTTCAGACTGGAATAAAATTACTGAAATTGTAGCTGGAAGAGTAGTAAATGCATATTGCAG AAGTGATTGGTTCCTGAAATTCTTGTATAGAACACTTTCTATGCACGCTAATGGAGTTGCTGGTCTTCAGGCTGTTCAATCAGTTAATGATAGaatagaaaatattgatttgacTGATATTGTTtcag GACACTTTGAGTATCCGCAAAAACTGACAGAGATTTTAATGCATATTGGAGTTAATGTAGATGAATCAGCCAAACTGCAATTAATTACTACACAATCTATGCCAGAAAAAATGTGtgaaagtttgaaaataaat gaTGATTATACtgtcaaaaaatcaaaatcggTAATTGATCTCACAACTattgacaaacaaaaaaatacaacacaatGA